The Hydrogenophaga crocea genome contains a region encoding:
- a CDS encoding response regulator transcription factor has translation MNSEFSEASRFDLLADTIRVLIGDDHRIVREGLKQILAEAPDVTVVAEAQSGDEVLAQVRALGGPEGIDLVLLDVAMPGSDGLDVLQRLRKEHPRLPVLMLSTYPEKQYAVRCIRLGACGYLNKSADPDDMLLAVRKCAGGGRYLTPATAEALAAAVGGAHAQVGPEALSHREHQVYRLLTQGLTVSEIGAQLGLAPNTVSTYRARILEKTGTKNDVELALYAERHRAGA, from the coding sequence ATGAACAGCGAATTCAGCGAGGCCAGCCGCTTCGATCTGCTGGCCGACACCATCCGCGTGCTGATCGGCGACGACCACCGCATCGTGCGCGAAGGCCTCAAGCAGATCCTGGCCGAAGCGCCCGACGTGACCGTGGTGGCCGAGGCGCAGAGCGGCGACGAGGTGCTGGCCCAGGTGCGCGCGCTCGGCGGGCCCGAGGGCATCGACCTGGTGCTGCTCGACGTGGCCATGCCCGGCAGCGACGGCCTCGACGTGCTGCAGCGCCTGCGCAAGGAGCACCCGCGCCTGCCCGTGCTCATGCTCAGCACCTACCCCGAGAAGCAGTACGCGGTGCGCTGCATCCGCCTGGGCGCCTGCGGTTACCTCAACAAGAGCGCCGACCCCGACGACATGCTGCTTGCGGTGCGCAAGTGCGCGGGCGGCGGCCGCTACCTCACGCCCGCCACGGCCGAGGCGCTGGCCGCGGCCGTCGGCGGCGCGCACGCGCAGGTCGGGCCCGAGGCGCTGTCGCACCGCGAGCACCAGGTCTACCGCCTGCTCACGCAGGGGCTCACCGTGAGCGAAATTGGTGCACAGCTCGGCCTGGCCCCCAACACGGTGAGCACCTACCGGGCGCGCATCCTCGAAAAGACCGGCACCAAGAACGACGTCGAGCTCGCGCTGTACGCCGAAAGGCACCGTGCGGGCGCCTGA
- a CDS encoding CmpA/NrtA family ABC transporter substrate-binding protein — MSEFFDPYNADKPLMLKCSCGRDHSVAEHQAEEAAAAQAAATLRERSETSEFEAYSNAFVEATLVKSLFPHEPVRRAFLKAVGRRTAMAAIASVLPVASLQAMAQEKGALEKTKLKVGFIPITCATPLIMAHPLGFYSKQGLDVEVTKTAGWALVRDKMINKEYDASHFLSPMPLAISLGLGSNAVPMNVATVQNINGQAITLSLKHKDNRDPKNWKGFKFGIPFEYSMHNFLLRYYLAENGLNPDTDVQLRVIPPAEMVANLRAGNIDGFLGPDPFNQRAVFDEVGFIHVLTKDLWNGHPCCAFGTSTEFIRQNPNTFAALYRAVLNAAAMARQPKNRELIAKVIAPTQYLNQPEAVLTQVLTGRFADGLGKIQNVPERADFDPMPWQSMAVWMLTQMQRWGYIKGEVDYKQIAERVFLITDARKHMKELGQDFKAGPAYEKHTIMGKVFDPARPAEYLNSFSIRKAA; from the coding sequence ATGTCCGAATTCTTCGACCCGTACAACGCCGACAAGCCGCTGATGCTCAAGTGCAGCTGTGGCCGCGACCACAGCGTGGCCGAACACCAGGCCGAAGAGGCCGCGGCCGCGCAGGCCGCCGCCACGCTGCGCGAACGCAGCGAGACCAGCGAATTCGAGGCCTACAGCAACGCCTTCGTCGAGGCCACGCTGGTGAAGTCGCTGTTCCCGCACGAGCCGGTGCGCCGCGCCTTCCTCAAGGCCGTGGGCCGGCGCACCGCCATGGCCGCCATCGCCAGCGTGCTGCCCGTGGCCAGCCTGCAGGCCATGGCGCAGGAAAAGGGCGCGCTGGAGAAGACCAAGCTCAAGGTGGGCTTCATCCCCATCACCTGCGCCACGCCGCTGATCATGGCCCACCCGCTGGGCTTCTACAGCAAGCAGGGCCTGGACGTGGAGGTCACCAAGACCGCGGGCTGGGCCCTGGTGCGCGACAAGATGATCAACAAGGAGTACGACGCCTCGCACTTCCTGTCGCCCATGCCCCTGGCCATCTCGCTGGGCCTGGGCAGCAACGCCGTGCCCATGAACGTGGCCACGGTGCAGAACATCAACGGCCAGGCCATCACGCTCAGCCTCAAGCACAAGGACAACCGCGACCCGAAGAACTGGAAGGGCTTCAAGTTCGGCATCCCCTTCGAGTACTCGATGCACAACTTCCTGTTGCGCTACTACCTCGCGGAGAACGGCCTCAACCCCGACACCGACGTGCAGCTGCGCGTGATCCCGCCGGCCGAGATGGTGGCCAACCTGCGCGCGGGCAACATCGACGGCTTCCTCGGCCCCGATCCCTTCAACCAGCGCGCGGTGTTCGACGAGGTGGGCTTCATCCACGTGCTCACCAAAGACCTCTGGAACGGCCACCCCTGCTGCGCCTTCGGCACCAGCACCGAGTTCATCCGCCAGAACCCCAACACCTTCGCGGCCCTGTACCGCGCGGTGCTCAACGCCGCGGCCATGGCGCGCCAGCCCAAGAACCGCGAGCTCATCGCCAAGGTGATCGCGCCCACGCAGTACCTGAACCAGCCCGAGGCCGTGCTCACGCAGGTGCTCACGGGCCGCTTCGCCGACGGCCTGGGCAAGATCCAGAACGTGCCCGAGCGCGCCGACTTCGACCCCATGCCCTGGCAGAGCATGGCGGTGTGGATGCTCACGCAGATGCAGCGCTGGGGCTACATCAAAGGCGAGGTCGACTACAAGCAGATCGCCGAGCGCGTGTTCCTCATCACCGACGCGCGCAAGCACATGAAGGAACTCGGCCAGGACTTCAAGGCCGGCCCGGCCTACGAGAAGCACACCATCATGGGCAAGGTGTTCGACCCGGCCAGGCCCGCCGAGTACCTCAACAGCTTCTCGATCCGCAAGGCGGCCTGA
- the ntrB gene encoding nitrate ABC transporter permease, with product MKRMHLNLRAALVSLLLFAVFIGAWQLATTTGAAGAAAGNLTAEEIEYAKMMGKDPTGGAAKGSGFPPPLEVARTSWGHLSDPFYDNGPNDKGIGIQLAHSLARVGLGFVLAMLVALPLGFLIGMSPLMQKAFNPFVQVLKPISPLAWMPLALYTLKDSSVSGIFVIFICSIWPMLINTAFGVASVKRDWLNVAATLEVNPLRKAFLVILPAAAPTILTGMRISMGIAWLVIVAAEMLVGGTGIGYFVWNEWNNLSLTNVIFAVLMIGVVGMLLDLVFAQLQKAVTYVE from the coding sequence ATGAAGCGCATGCACCTCAACCTGCGCGCCGCGCTGGTCTCGCTGCTGCTGTTCGCGGTCTTCATCGGCGCCTGGCAGCTCGCCACCACCACCGGCGCCGCGGGCGCGGCGGCCGGCAACCTCACGGCCGAAGAGATCGAGTACGCCAAGATGATGGGCAAGGACCCCACGGGCGGCGCCGCCAAGGGCAGCGGCTTTCCGCCGCCGCTGGAGGTCGCACGCACCAGCTGGGGCCACCTGTCGGACCCGTTCTACGACAACGGCCCCAACGACAAGGGCATCGGCATCCAGCTCGCGCACTCGCTGGCGCGCGTGGGCCTGGGCTTCGTGCTCGCGATGCTGGTGGCGCTGCCGCTGGGCTTCCTGATCGGCATGTCGCCGCTCATGCAGAAGGCCTTCAACCCCTTCGTGCAGGTCTTGAAGCCCATCAGCCCGCTGGCCTGGATGCCGCTGGCGCTCTACACGCTCAAGGACTCGAGCGTGAGCGGCATCTTCGTGATCTTCATCTGCTCGATCTGGCCGATGCTGATCAACACCGCCTTCGGCGTGGCCTCGGTCAAGCGCGACTGGCTCAACGTGGCGGCCACGCTCGAGGTGAACCCGCTGCGCAAGGCCTTCCTGGTGATACTGCCCGCGGCCGCGCCCACCATCCTCACCGGCATGCGCATCAGCATGGGCATCGCCTGGCTGGTCATCGTGGCCGCCGAGATGCTCGTGGGCGGCACCGGCATCGGCTACTTCGTGTGGAACGAGTGGAACAACCTCTCGCTCACCAACGTGATCTTCGCGGTGCTGATGATCGGCGTCGTGGGCATGCTGCTCGACCTGGTGTTCGCGCAGCTGCAGAAGGCGGTGACCTATGTGGAGTGA
- a CDS encoding ABC transporter ATP-binding protein yields MWSDSRQLGPASAAPATKDAPMSASPRAFLQVENLGKAYQADRPVFADVNFGIQKGEFVCIIGHSGCGKTTILNVLAGLDTASQGHAFMDGREIAGPSLERGVVFQGHALMPWLTVRQNIAFAVRSRWPDMGRAELDAQVEKYVAMVGLAHAIDKKPSQLSGGMKQRVGIARAFAIQPKMLLLDEPFGALDALTRGTIQDELMGIVRQTQQTVFMITHDVDEAILLADRILLMSNGADVDGRYKPGGLAEVVENPLPRDRTRTQLHHLDGYYPLRNHIVDFLVSRAKAH; encoded by the coding sequence ATGTGGAGTGATTCCCGTCAACTCGGCCCCGCGTCCGCGGCGCCGGCAACGAAAGATGCGCCCATGAGTGCCAGCCCCCGCGCCTTCCTGCAGGTGGAGAACCTCGGCAAGGCCTACCAGGCCGACCGCCCCGTGTTCGCCGACGTGAACTTCGGCATCCAGAAGGGCGAGTTCGTCTGCATCATCGGCCACAGCGGCTGCGGCAAGACCACCATCCTCAACGTGCTGGCGGGCCTGGACACCGCGAGCCAGGGCCACGCCTTCATGGACGGCCGCGAGATCGCCGGCCCCAGCCTGGAGCGCGGCGTGGTGTTCCAGGGCCATGCGCTCATGCCCTGGCTCACGGTGCGCCAGAACATCGCCTTCGCGGTGCGCTCGCGCTGGCCCGACATGGGCCGCGCCGAGCTCGACGCGCAGGTGGAGAAGTACGTGGCGATGGTGGGCCTGGCACACGCCATCGACAAGAAGCCCTCGCAGCTCTCGGGCGGCATGAAGCAGCGCGTGGGCATCGCGCGCGCCTTCGCCATCCAGCCCAAGATGCTGCTGCTCGACGAGCCCTTCGGCGCGCTGGACGCGCTCACGCGCGGCACCATCCAGGACGAGCTCATGGGCATCGTGCGCCAGACCCAGCAGACCGTTTTCATGATCACGCACGACGTGGACGAGGCCATCCTGCTGGCCGACCGCATCCTGCTCATGAGCAACGGCGCCGACGTGGACGGCCGCTACAAGCCCGGCGGTCTGGCCGAAGTGGTGGAGAACCCGCTGCCGCGCGACCGCACCCGCACCCAGCTGCACCACCTTGACGGCTACTACCCGCTGCGCAACCACATCGTCGATTTCCTCGTTTCGCGGGCAAAAGCCCACTGA
- the cynS gene encoding cyanase translates to MSRIAVTEKIVTTKVSKGLKWEDVAKKVGQSKEWTTALCLGQMTATPAQAKVLGKIFGLSAEEQKWLQVVPYKGSLPTSVPTDPLIYRFYELVSVYGTTFKELIHEEFGDGIMSAIDFKMDMKRQADPNGDRVNIVMSGKFLPYKQY, encoded by the coding sequence ATGAGCCGCATCGCCGTCACCGAAAAGATCGTCACCACCAAGGTCAGCAAAGGGCTGAAGTGGGAAGACGTGGCCAAGAAAGTCGGCCAGTCCAAGGAATGGACCACCGCCCTGTGCCTGGGCCAGATGACCGCCACGCCCGCCCAGGCCAAGGTGCTGGGCAAGATCTTCGGCCTCAGCGCCGAAGAGCAGAAATGGCTGCAGGTCGTGCCCTACAAGGGCTCGCTGCCCACCAGCGTGCCCACCGACCCGCTGATCTACCGCTTCTACGAACTCGTGAGCGTCTACGGCACCACCTTCAAGGAACTGATCCACGAAGAGTTCGGCGACGGCATCATGAGCGCGATCGACTTCAAGATGGACATGAAGCGCCAGGCCGACCCCAACGGCGACCGCGTGAACATCGTGATGTCGGGCAAGTTCCTGCCGTACAAGCAGTACTGA
- a CDS encoding DUF1348 family protein → MTEPRPPLPPFTRESATDKVRMAEDAWNTRDPDRVVKVYTPDTRWRNRAEFPRGRDEVHAFLTRKWARELEYRLIKELWAFDGARIAVRFVYEWHDDSGQWYRSHGNENWQFTEQGYMAQRHASINDRPIHASERLFHWPLGPRPADHPGLSELGL, encoded by the coding sequence ATGACGGAGCCGCGCCCGCCGCTGCCGCCGTTCACGCGCGAATCGGCCACCGACAAGGTGCGCATGGCCGAGGACGCGTGGAACACGCGCGACCCTGACCGCGTGGTGAAGGTCTACACGCCCGACACCCGCTGGCGCAACCGCGCCGAGTTCCCGCGCGGCCGCGACGAGGTGCACGCCTTCCTCACGCGCAAGTGGGCCAGGGAGCTCGAGTACCGGCTCATCAAGGAGCTCTGGGCCTTCGATGGCGCGCGCATCGCGGTGCGCTTCGTCTACGAATGGCACGACGACTCGGGCCAGTGGTACCGCTCGCACGGCAACGAGAACTGGCAGTTCACCGAGCAGGGCTACATGGCGCAGCGCCACGCGAGCATAAACGACCGCCCGATCCATGCGAGCGAGCGCCTGTTCCACTGGCCGCTGGGCCCGCGGCCGGCGGACCACCCGGGGCTGAGCGAACTCGGGCTGTAG
- a CDS encoding AbrB/MazE/SpoVT family DNA-binding domain-containing protein, giving the protein MNATATLSSKFQISIPKAVREALRWEAGQSFVFIPKDKGVLVMPVPALNELAGLAKGARNKEGYRDRKDRY; this is encoded by the coding sequence ATGAACGCGACCGCCACCCTGTCCAGCAAGTTCCAGATCTCCATCCCCAAAGCGGTTCGGGAAGCGCTGCGCTGGGAGGCGGGCCAGTCGTTCGTGTTCATCCCTAAAGACAAGGGCGTGCTGGTGATGCCGGTTCCCGCGCTCAACGAACTCGCCGGCCTGGCCAAGGGCGCGCGGAACAAGGAGGGCTACCGCGACCGCAAGGACCGCTACTGA
- a CDS encoding pirin family protein, with translation MLEMVITARAADLGHGLTVRRVLPYAKRRMVGPFIFWDHAGPVTLSREAIAGADVRPHPHIGLATVSYLLSGSMTHRDSLGTVLDIRPGDVNWMTAGRGISHSERFTHPDSFEGGGLELMQSWVALPAGHEETAPAFAHTPKAELPQWREDGVWRRLVAGEAYGAKSPVATLSPLFHVHAEAEAGARVRLPGGHAEQALYVARGDVEHAGQAYQPGQLLVFGADTDAFVTARSAATLMLFGGEPLGERHIWWNFVSSRKERIEQAKADWAAGRIALPPGDDQEWIPLPG, from the coding sequence ATGCTGGAAATGGTGATCACCGCGCGCGCCGCCGACCTGGGCCACGGCCTGACCGTGCGGCGCGTGCTGCCCTACGCGAAGCGCCGCATGGTCGGTCCCTTCATCTTCTGGGACCACGCCGGGCCGGTCACGCTGTCGCGCGAGGCCATCGCGGGCGCCGACGTTCGGCCGCACCCGCACATCGGGCTGGCCACGGTGAGCTACCTGCTCAGCGGCTCGATGACGCACCGCGACAGCCTGGGCACGGTGCTGGACATCCGCCCCGGCGACGTGAACTGGATGACCGCGGGCCGCGGCATCAGCCACAGCGAACGCTTCACCCACCCCGACTCGTTCGAGGGCGGCGGGCTGGAGCTGATGCAGAGCTGGGTGGCGTTGCCCGCCGGGCACGAAGAGACCGCGCCTGCCTTCGCGCACACGCCCAAGGCCGAACTGCCCCAGTGGCGCGAGGACGGCGTGTGGCGGCGGCTGGTGGCGGGCGAGGCCTACGGCGCAAAGAGCCCCGTGGCCACGCTCTCGCCGCTGTTCCACGTGCACGCCGAGGCCGAGGCGGGCGCGCGCGTGCGCCTGCCGGGCGGCCATGCCGAGCAGGCGCTGTACGTGGCGCGCGGCGACGTCGAGCACGCGGGGCAGGCCTACCAGCCAGGCCAGTTGCTGGTGTTCGGGGCCGACACCGACGCCTTCGTGACCGCGCGCAGCGCGGCCACGCTCATGCTGTTCGGCGGCGAGCCGCTGGGCGAGCGGCACATCTGGTGGAACTTCGTGTCGTCGCGCAAGGAGCGCATCGAACAGGCCAAGGCCGACTGGGCGGCGGGGCGCATCGCGCTGCCGCCGGGGGACGATCAGGAGTGGATTCCGCTGCCGGGCTGA
- a CDS encoding RNA methyltransferase: MHLSELHQRLTALGAGPLHAQRVLRHWLHALPADAGRRKPEHHFPKALFEALPALRDELAGLARLQAEHPGEDGSARLLVALRDGQTVESVRLPRGGLCVSTQVGCAVGCGFCMTGTGGLIRQLGSAEIVAQVALARAGRPVNKVVFMGMGEPAHNLDAVLEAIGLLGTVGGIGHKNLVFSTVGDERAFDALPRGVVKPALALSLHTTRADLRERLLPRAPRLSPEQLVERADAYARATGYPVQYQWTLLDGVNDGDDEIEGIVRLLGGRYGVLNMIPYNAVDGLPFQRPAWEKAADIARRLHRRGILTKLRHSAGQDVDAGCGQLRARSLDTGERVVALRRRPVGSAGPA, encoded by the coding sequence ATGCACCTGAGCGAGCTGCACCAACGCCTCACGGCCCTCGGGGCCGGGCCGCTGCATGCGCAGCGCGTGCTGCGCCACTGGCTGCACGCGCTGCCCGCCGACGCCGGCCGCCGCAAACCCGAGCACCACTTTCCCAAGGCCTTGTTCGAGGCCCTGCCCGCGCTGCGCGACGAACTCGCGGGCCTGGCGCGGCTGCAGGCCGAGCACCCGGGCGAAGACGGCTCGGCGCGCCTGCTGGTGGCGCTGCGCGACGGCCAGACCGTGGAGAGCGTGCGCCTGCCGCGCGGCGGGCTCTGCGTGTCGACCCAGGTCGGCTGCGCCGTGGGCTGCGGCTTCTGCATGACCGGCACGGGCGGCCTGATCCGCCAGCTCGGCAGCGCCGAGATCGTGGCCCAGGTGGCGCTGGCGCGTGCGGGCCGGCCGGTGAACAAGGTGGTGTTCATGGGCATGGGCGAGCCCGCGCACAACCTCGACGCGGTGCTCGAGGCCATCGGGCTGCTGGGCACCGTCGGCGGCATCGGCCACAAGAACCTGGTGTTCTCCACCGTGGGCGACGAGCGCGCCTTCGACGCGCTGCCGCGCGGCGTGGTCAAGCCCGCGCTCGCGCTCTCGCTGCACACCACCCGCGCCGATCTGCGCGAGCGGCTGCTGCCGCGCGCCCCGCGCCTGTCGCCCGAGCAGCTCGTGGAGCGCGCCGACGCCTACGCGCGCGCCACCGGCTACCCGGTGCAATACCAGTGGACCCTGCTCGACGGCGTCAACGACGGCGACGACGAGATCGAGGGCATCGTGCGCCTGCTCGGCGGGCGCTACGGCGTGCTGAACATGATCCCGTACAACGCCGTGGACGGCCTGCCGTTCCAGCGTCCCGCGTGGGAGAAGGCGGCCGACATCGCGCGCCGCCTGCACCGCCGCGGCATCCTCACCAAGCTGCGCCATTCCGCGGGGCAGGACGTGGATGCCGGCTGCGGCCAGCTGCGCGCGCGCTCGCTCGACACCGGCGAGCGCGTGGTGGCGCTGCGCCGGCGCCCGGTGGGCAGCGCCGGCCCGGCCTGA
- a CDS encoding cation:proton antiporter has product MSSSEIFLVALLIVFSLPYLVWRLGRTDHVAPLVVVQILTGIVLGPGVLGAAFPELHRFVFNAPVTQALSGVAQWAVMLFVWIAGIELDLRQAWAHRRESGITAGLAMGVPLLLGAAAAVVLLLTPGWIGPRALPWQFLLGIGMACAVTALPILILLMEKLQILRAPLGQRILRYASLDDIVIWAVLAIILTEWARVGRQIGFLAVFGLCTLFMRRLMRAVPPADRWYLGLIWLAACGLAADWAGLHYMVGAFLAGAVMDAEWFDQAQLDQLRHHVLLVVMPVFFLSTGLRTEWQAGGLAVLGAAALLLAVSVGGKLLAMRLAGRWLGWPRDEARVIGWLLQTKALIMIIFANVLLDKAIITSVTFTALLLMAVGSTMLTVPMVTPTLARWARG; this is encoded by the coding sequence ATGAGCTCCTCCGAAATCTTCCTGGTCGCCCTGCTGATCGTGTTCAGCCTGCCCTACCTGGTCTGGCGGCTGGGCCGCACCGACCACGTCGCGCCGCTGGTGGTGGTGCAGATCCTCACCGGCATCGTGCTCGGGCCCGGCGTGCTCGGCGCGGCGTTTCCCGAGCTCCACCGCTTCGTCTTCAACGCGCCCGTGACCCAGGCGCTGTCGGGCGTGGCCCAGTGGGCGGTGATGCTGTTCGTGTGGATCGCGGGCATCGAGCTCGATCTGCGCCAGGCATGGGCGCACCGGCGCGAGAGCGGCATCACCGCGGGCCTGGCGATGGGTGTGCCGCTGCTGCTGGGCGCGGCCGCGGCCGTGGTGCTGCTGCTCACGCCGGGCTGGATTGGGCCGCGCGCCCTGCCCTGGCAGTTCCTGCTCGGCATCGGCATGGCCTGCGCGGTCACGGCCCTGCCCATCCTGATCCTGCTGATGGAGAAGCTGCAGATCCTGCGCGCGCCGCTGGGCCAGCGCATCCTGCGCTACGCCAGCCTGGACGACATCGTGATCTGGGCCGTGCTCGCCATCATCCTCACCGAATGGGCGCGCGTGGGTCGGCAGATCGGCTTCCTCGCGGTGTTCGGCCTGTGCACCCTGTTCATGCGCCGCCTCATGCGCGCGGTGCCGCCGGCCGACCGCTGGTACCTGGGCCTGATCTGGCTGGCCGCCTGCGGCCTGGCCGCGGACTGGGCCGGCCTGCACTACATGGTGGGCGCGTTCCTGGCCGGTGCGGTGATGGACGCCGAGTGGTTCGACCAGGCCCAGCTCGACCAGCTGCGCCACCACGTGCTGCTGGTGGTCATGCCGGTGTTCTTCCTGAGCACCGGCCTGCGCACCGAATGGCAGGCCGGCGGGCTCGCGGTGCTCGGTGCGGCCGCGCTGCTGCTCGCGGTGTCGGTGGGCGGCAAGCTGCTGGCCATGCGGCTGGCGGGCCGCTGGCTCGGCTGGCCGCGCGACGAGGCGCGCGTGATCGGCTGGCTGTTGCAGACCAAGGCGCTGATCATGATCATCTTCGCCAACGTGCTGCTCGACAAAGCCATCATCACCAGCGTGACCTTCACGGCGCTGCTGCTGATGGCGGTGGGCAGCACCATGCTCACGGTGCCCATGGTCACGCCCACGCTGGCGCGCTGGGCGCGGGGTTGA
- a CDS encoding FAD-dependent oxidoreductase, translated as MNTPAAPTLAVTTTAQAVRALGPYRQYLCEACGYVYDEALGDADSGLAPGTRYEDIPEDWACPLCGVTKADFRLYEAPAIDALRARATASATLPASGGEAGVVIVGAGRAGWQTAEALRALHPTLPITLVSQCAGDVYDKPLLSVAIARRLDDGALVRERGADAAARLGLRLLPHTQAVRICTDTRTLRTTRGNLRYDHLVLAHGAQARVPEGLPPELCWRVNHLAAYQRLRQRLGDAPREVLIVGAGLIGSELANDLAIGGHRVTLLDACDQPLARWQAQGAGTQLLQAWRDLSIRFVGGVQVQSLERVGGRLRLATTDGQRFAADQVVVAAGLETPGRLARSAGLAWDNGIRVTPHNLRTSAERIHALGDCIAIDGQPSRYIEPIARQARAIAADICGAAPAPYVPRAPVVRVKTGSLPLTLH; from the coding sequence ATGAACACGCCCGCCGCCCCCACCCTTGCCGTCACCACCACCGCGCAGGCCGTGCGCGCGCTCGGCCCCTACCGCCAGTACCTCTGCGAGGCCTGCGGCTACGTCTACGACGAGGCGCTGGGCGACGCCGACAGCGGCCTGGCGCCCGGCACGCGCTACGAGGACATCCCCGAGGACTGGGCCTGCCCGCTGTGCGGCGTGACCAAGGCGGACTTCCGGCTCTACGAAGCGCCCGCCATCGACGCATTGCGCGCGCGCGCCACGGCCAGCGCCACGCTGCCCGCCAGCGGCGGTGAAGCCGGCGTGGTGATCGTGGGTGCGGGCCGCGCGGGCTGGCAGACCGCCGAGGCGCTGCGCGCGCTGCACCCCACGTTGCCGATCACGCTCGTGAGCCAGTGCGCCGGCGACGTGTACGACAAGCCGCTGCTGTCGGTGGCCATCGCGCGCCGCCTCGACGACGGCGCGCTGGTGCGCGAGCGCGGCGCCGATGCCGCGGCCCGCCTGGGCCTGCGCCTGCTGCCGCACACGCAGGCGGTCCGCATCTGCACCGACACGCGCACCCTGCGCACCACGCGCGGCAACCTGCGCTACGACCACCTGGTGCTCGCGCACGGCGCGCAGGCGCGCGTGCCCGAGGGCCTGCCGCCCGAGCTGTGCTGGCGCGTGAACCACCTGGCCGCCTACCAGCGCCTGCGCCAGCGGCTCGGCGACGCCCCGCGCGAGGTGCTGATCGTGGGCGCGGGCCTGATCGGCAGCGAGCTCGCCAACGACCTGGCGATCGGCGGCCACCGCGTGACGCTGCTCGACGCCTGCGACCAGCCGCTGGCGCGCTGGCAGGCCCAGGGCGCGGGCACGCAGCTGCTGCAGGCCTGGCGCGACCTGAGCATCCGCTTCGTGGGCGGGGTGCAGGTGCAGTCGCTCGAACGGGTGGGCGGTCGGCTGCGCCTCGCCACCACCGATGGCCAGCGCTTCGCGGCCGACCAAGTGGTAGTGGCCGCGGGCCTGGAGACGCCCGGGCGGCTTGCGCGCAGCGCGGGCCTGGCCTGGGACAACGGCATCCGCGTGACGCCGCACAACCTGCGCACCAGCGCCGAGCGCATCCACGCGCTGGGCGACTGCATCGCCATCGACGGCCAACCCAGCCGCTACATCGAACCCATCGCGCGCCAGGCGCGCGCGATCGCGGCCGACATCTGTGGCGCCGCGCCCGCGCCCTACGTGCCGCGCGCGCCGGTGGTGCGCGTGAAGACGGGCTCGCTGCCGCTCACGCTGCACTAG
- a CDS encoding acyl-CoA dehydrogenase family protein, giving the protein MDLADLPRDPLAPLSPDAVLAAVRDVARGPLARVVEAIDREGYYPRAELQQLAALGAMSAHLDAPAGRGDYRLALQAMAEVSRVCGATGFMVWCQAVCGLYLQASGNPALTGEVLMALARGDALGGTAMSNPMKSYAQIEGLLLKATPVEGGYRVNGTLPWVSNLGPGHACGALAGVVNEQGEVVREVMFLLRCDAPGVELRDCPSFSAMEGTGTYALRVKDLFIGADDTMADPARPFIARIRGAFVLLQCGMAVGVTQGAIDTMWAVEDQLGHVNQFLEDRPAALQAELDALTARVMALADTPFDPSVDFFIDVLDARAHGAELALRAAQSALLHQGARGYLLSSEVQRRVRESHFVAIVTPAIKHLRKEIARLSAEAMPA; this is encoded by the coding sequence ATGGACCTGGCCGACCTGCCCCGCGACCCGCTCGCGCCCCTCAGCCCCGACGCGGTGCTGGCCGCCGTGCGCGACGTCGCGCGCGGCCCGCTGGCCCGCGTGGTGGAGGCCATCGACCGCGAGGGCTACTACCCGCGCGCCGAACTGCAACAACTGGCCGCGCTCGGCGCCATGAGCGCGCACCTCGACGCGCCCGCGGGCCGCGGCGACTACCGGCTGGCCCTGCAGGCCATGGCCGAGGTCTCGCGCGTGTGCGGCGCCACCGGCTTCATGGTCTGGTGCCAGGCCGTGTGCGGCCTGTACCTGCAGGCCTCGGGCAACCCCGCGCTCACGGGCGAGGTGCTGATGGCGCTGGCGCGCGGCGACGCGCTCGGCGGCACGGCCATGTCCAACCCCATGAAGAGCTACGCGCAGATCGAGGGCCTGCTGCTCAAGGCCACGCCGGTCGAGGGCGGCTACCGCGTCAACGGCACCCTGCCCTGGGTCAGCAACCTGGGCCCGGGCCACGCCTGCGGCGCGCTCGCGGGCGTGGTCAACGAACAGGGCGAGGTGGTGCGCGAGGTGATGTTCCTGCTGCGCTGCGACGCCCCCGGCGTGGAGCTGCGCGACTGCCCGAGCTTCTCGGCCATGGAAGGCACGGGCACCTATGCACTGCGCGTGAAAGACCTGTTCATCGGCGCCGACGACACCATGGCCGATCCGGCCAGGCCCTTCATCGCGCGCATCCGCGGCGCCTTCGTGCTGCTCCAGTGCGGCATGGCCGTGGGCGTGACGCAGGGCGCGATCGACACCATGTGGGCGGTGGAAGACCAGCTCGGCCACGTGAACCAGTTTCTCGAAGACCGGCCGGCGGCGCTGCAGGCCGAGCTCGACGCGCTCACCGCGCGCGTGATGGCGCTGGCCGACACGCCCTTCGACCCCTCGGTGGACTTCTTCATCGACGTGCTCGACGCGCGCGCGCACGGCGCCGAGCTCGCGCTGCGCGCGGCGCAGTCGGCGCTGCTGCACCAGGGCGCGCGCGGCTACCTGCTGAGCAGCGAGGTGCAGCGCCGCGTGCGCGAGTCGCACTTCGTGGCCATCGTCACGCCCGCGATCAAGCACCTGCGCAAGGAGATCGCGCGCCTGAGCGCCGAGGCCATGCCCGCATGA